A single region of the Drosophila takahashii strain IR98-3 E-12201 chromosome 2R, DtakHiC1v2, whole genome shotgun sequence genome encodes:
- the LOC108067788 gene encoding WD repeat-containing protein 89: MSDFNKYCQEAAQEELPDSEDEEDIGDEDTCSAKELAAEFQLKYKPQDEASVSLQREYVLSLAADQGFTRIAAGLSSSAVHIYNLDAGAGKLANFSFLPPTESPQPVSICGIRFLDEGPHNILVGTTDGYVRLYDLRLKGEQARFKYTQHPEVSPVPKSIACFDRNANGRIICCGTDQFHSNAFLLFYDVRERRQMGVYCESHEDDITSVRFHTQNPDLLATGSVDGLINVFDVKEADEDEALLTTCNTESSVARLEWHRNVYDKDIVSCITTTGDFKSYESEEGDEVASFERPDVTAAIRRKRAGNFNLVGAHNQEDGGVFLLAGTNFNKGEILRSVSVTSKNNLQPLANFQGNKQIVRDSLFDAKNGLLITGGESGIVTVWTQDSSGAAGSSDKLKVKKDKKSRKQAPY, from the exons ATGAGTGATTTCAACAAATATTGCCAAG AAGCGGCCCAGGAGGAGCTGCCCGACTCGGAGGACGAGGAAGACATCGGCGACGAGGACACCTGTAGCGCCAAGGAGCTTGCCGCCGAATTCCAGCTGAAATACAAGCCGCAGGACGAGGCCAGCGTGTCCTTGCAGCGGGAGTATGTGCTCAGTTTGGCTGCCGATCAGGGATTCACGCGGATAGCCGCCGGACTGTCCAGTTCAGCGGTGCACATCTACAATCTGGATGCGGGAGCCGGGAAACTGGCCAACTTCAGCTTCCTGCCGCCCACAGAGTCTCCGCAGCCGGTGAGCATTTGCGGCATCCGCTTCCTGGACGAGGGACCGCACAACATCCTCGTGGGCACCACCGATGGCTATGTGCGCCTCTACGATCTGCGGCTAAAGGGCGAGCAGGCGCGGTTCAAGTACACCCAGCATCCCGAGGTGAGCCCGGTGCCCAAGTCGATAGCCTGCTTCGACCGGAACGCCAACGGGCGGATCATCTGCTGCGGCACCGATCAATTCCACAGCAACGCGTTTCTGCTCTTCTACGACGTTCGGGAGCGACGGCAGATGGGCGTCTATTGCGAGAGCCACGAGGACGACATCACCTCGGTGCGGTTCCATACCCAGAATCCGGATCTTCTGGCCACCGGCAGTGTGGACGGCCTGATTAACGTGTTCGATGTGAAGGAGGCGGACGAGGACGAGGCCCTGCTCACCACCTGCAACACGGAGAGCAGTGTGGCCCGGCTGGAGTGGCATAGAAACGTCTACGACAAGGACATCGTGTCCTGCATCACGACCACCGGCGATTTCAAGAGCTACGAGAGCGAGGAGGGCGACGAGGTGGCCTCCTTCGAGCGCCCGGATGTGACAGCCGCCATCAGGCGAAAAAGGGCTGGAAATTTCAACCTGGTTGGCGCCCACAACCAGGAGGACGGAGGAGTCTTCCTCCTGGCGGGCACGAATTTCAACAAGGG GGAGATCCTGCGCTCCGTGAGCGTTACCAGCAAAAACAACCTCCAGCCATTGGCCAATTTTCAGGGGAACAAGCAGATCGTGAGGGACAGTCTGTTTGATGCCAAGAATGGACTACTGATAACAGGCGGCGAGTCCGGCATTGTTACGGTTTGGACACAGGACTCCAGCGGAGCAGCCGGCAGCAGTGACAAGCTGAAGGTCAAGAAGGATAAGAAGTCGCGCAAGCAGGCGCCAtattaa
- the eIF3j gene encoding eukaryotic translation initiation factor 3 subunit J, with protein sequence MADDWESAADSEVVILPNATASVNKWEGEDEDEDIKDSWEDEEEKKDEEKPTKTEAPAKPKPNKALKAKLEQQARLEEEAEAERLANLSPAEKLAEKLRLQKIQEASDLKHAQDAFGVTSIDGGLDAFNPESKEEFKEFGATLSWKVAQYRESEHFPQFVEDLVRSLCVNLSAADIKKVKMNVEVLHSEKLKLEKANAKKPAGKGKGKVTLRTENDDIDGYQKYGNDFTEDYDDFM encoded by the exons ATGGCCGACGACTGGG AATCCGCAGCAGATAGCGAAGTGGTCATCCTGCCGAATGCCACCGCCAGCGTAAACAAGTGGGAGGGCGAGGACGAGGATGAGGACATCAAG GACAGCtgggaggacgaggaggagaagAAGGACGAGGAGAAGCCCACGAAAACAGAAGCCCCGGCCAAACCCAAGCCTAACAAGGCACTAAAGGCCAAATTGGAGCAGCAAGCG CgcctggaggaggaggcggaggcggaACGACTGGCCAACCTCTCGCCCGCGGAAAAGCTGGCCGAGAAGCTGCGCCTGCAAAAGATCCAGGAGGCCTCAGACCTGAAGCACGCCCAAGACGCCTTCGGCGTGACGAGTATTGACGGCGGTCTGGACGCATTCAATCCGGAGAGCAAAGAGGAGTTCAAGGAGTTTGGCGCCACGCTCAGCTGGAAGGTGGCCCAGTACCGCGAATCGGAGCACTTCCCCCAGTTCGTCGAAGACCTGGTGCGCAGCCTGTGCGTGAATC TGAGCGCCGCTGACATCAAAAAGGTCAAAATGAACGTGGAGGTATTGCACTCGGAAAAGCTCAAGTTGGAGAAGGCCAATGCCAAGAAGCCCGCTGGCAAGGGCAAGGGCAAGGTCACGCTGCGCACCGAAAACGAC GACATTGATGGTTACCAAAAGTACGGCAATGACTTCACCGAAGACTATGACGACTTCATGTGA
- the LOC108067784 gene encoding spaetzle-processing enzyme → MTSAEKQIFQNRSCGYDPYGSAEVHRAFVCCPDYGDFLPDFCGQGPPVYRIAAGKEAQPNSYPWMAMLLYKNTLYSGQNLVPKCAGSLITNRYVLTAAHCVHVSGFQLKSVRLGEHNISSNPDHIIQELYAPPHLEINVEQIIKHEEFHNVDNRKYYNDIALLRLEIIVRYTRQIIPICILTGQESFDPYPFLINSTLHIAGWGYSHMQEFSKILLEAKIKIRNPDECFRKYPFLGLNKESQICAGNDGKDTCEGDSGSPLMAPMRWGENEFVYLAGITSYGGSFDRTCGYGPAAYTKTSKFLDWIRRNMFKLEPNINFF, encoded by the exons ATGACGTCGGCCgagaaacaaatatttcagaaCAGGAGTTGCGGCTATGACCCGTATGGAAGCGCAGAAGTGCACAGGGCTTTCGTCTGCTGTCCGGATTATGGCGACTTCCTGCCAGACTTCTGCGGACAAGGACCTCCCGTTTATCGTATTGCGGCTGGCAAAGAGGCTCAACCCAATTCGTATCCCTGGATGGCCATGCTACTCTACAAGAATACTCTGTACTCCGGGCAGAATCTTGTCCCGAAGTGCGCGGGCTCCCTGATCACCAATCGCTATGTGCTGACCGCAGCCCACTGTGTGCACGTAAGTGGGTTTCAACTCAAGAGTGTGCGACTGGGTGAGCACAATATCTCCTCCAATCCCGACCACATAATACAGGAACTGTACGCTCCTCCGCATCTGGAAATAAATGTCGAACAGATTATTAAGCATGAGGAGTTCCACAACGTAGATAATAGAAAGTACTATAACGACATCGCTCTTTTGCGACTCGAAATTATAGTACG GTACACACGTCAAATCATACCGATTTGCATTTTGACTGGCCAGGAATCCTTTGATCCCTATCCCTTCCTTATAAACTCCACTTTGCATATAGCCGGCTGGGGCTATTCGCATATGCAGGAATTCAGTAAAATATTGTTAGAGGCCAAAATCAAGATACGAAACCCAGACGAGTGCTTTAGAAAGTATCCTTTTTTGGGATTAAACAAAGAGTCTCAAATTTGTGCCGGTAATGATGGAAAGGACACTTGCGAAGGAGACTCTGGTAGCCCCTTAATGGCGCCAATGCGATGGGGCGAAAATGAATTCGTATACTTAGCGGGTATCACGTCCTATGGAGGTAGCTTTGACCGGACATGCGGATATGGACCAGCGGCTTACACAAAAACTTCGAAGTTTCTCGATTGGATAAGACGAAATATGTTTAAGCTCGAACCAAATatcaatttcttttaa
- the LOC108067869 gene encoding prenylated Rab acceptor protein 1, with the protein MAQTSGNLSGNMQPPPPSGGRFSVDLQSLPSLSNLPSPLQVFQMVRNSLRPWIVFFNINNFKTAVSMQRLNSRVVRNLSYFQANYVFIFFVLMIYCLITAPCILLVILAAAFGCHKLRVRNSNITVVGHQLTPNQQIIALNLATAPVLFLVGAGAVLFWTLGASCFVIAMHAIFYNIDAIVTEENEGFLAQVV; encoded by the exons ATGGCCCAAACCAGCGGGAACTTATCCGGAAACATGCAGCCCCCACCGCCCTCGGGAGGCAGATTCTCCGTGGACCTTCAAAG CCTGCCCAGCCTGTCCAACCTGCCATCGCCGCTGCAGGTCTTCCAAATGGTGCGAAACTCCCTGCGGCCCTGGATAGTCTTCTTCAACATTAACAACTTCAAAACGGCCGTCAGCATGCAGCGCCTGAACAGCCGTGTTGTTAGGAATCTCTCCTACTTCCAGGCCAACTACGTCTTCATCTTCTTCGTACTGATGATCTACTGCCT CATCACGGCGCCCTGCATCCTGCTGGTCATCCTGGCCGCCGCCTTTGGTTGCCACAAGCTGCGCGtgcgcaacagcaacatcaccgTGGTGGGTCACCAGCTGACGCCCAACCAGCAGATCATCGCCCTTAATCTGGCCACCGCGCCTGTTCTTTTCCTGGTGGGCGCGGGAGCGGTTCTCTTCTGGACGCTGGGCGCCTCTTGCTTTGTAATCGCCATGCATGCGATCTTCTACAACATCGATGCTATCGTGACGGAGGAGAACGAGGGATTCCTCGCCCAGGTTGTCTGA